The Candidatus Obscuribacterales bacterium genome contains the following window.
AACCCTTACCCACGGTGCTGGTGGTGGCCCACGATGCCGTCAACAAGGCTATTCTTTGTGACTTGATGAACCTTGGCCCCGACCAGTTTTGGCGATTTAAGCAAGGCAATGGTGCCGTCAGCGTCATTGACTATCCCCATGGGGCGGAGGGCTTGCCGGTTCTGCGGGCGATGAACATCACCACTGGCGGCAGTGTCCTAGATAAAACAGCAGCGGGCGCACTTTAGCCTGGAGAGGCTGTCAACGCCAGAAGGGACGCCAGTAGTCGGGTTGATAAAAATGTAAACGACCATAGCCCAGAAACTGCCCATGGGCCTGCTCTCCGGGTGGGTAAGCGGTTACACCAAAGAGGTACACGCCATCACGGAGCGGATTGCGCTCAGGACGGATCGCTAAGGTGACCGTGGTGCCGGGAGGGACAGCAGGCTCAAACTCGACAGTTAAGGTCTGGTTTTCCTCGTCATACGCCGTGGACTGAATGGCCAAGGTCTCTCCCTGACTACGCCGAGTACCTTCAAAGGCGGTGGTGCGATCGGTGCGGTAACGGATGCGTTGACTGGCGCTGTTGCCCGACTCGGGGGCGATCGCCACGGTTTTGAGAGGTTCACCGGCATTCTCTGGCACCTCTAGGGTGAAGTAGTAGGTGCCGCCAGATGTGGATGTGTTGGAGCGGTTGGTACTGGTGTCGATTAAACTAGGCGGGCGTTCAAAATAAACGGTGCCATCGGCAAGTTGGAGGGCGATCGCTTGTGGAACGATGCCAACCATACC
Protein-coding sequences here:
- a CDS encoding DUF2808 domain-containing protein — its product is MNRTLNLGLAAALGIGMVGIVPQAIALQLADGTVYFERPPSLIDTSTNRSNTSTSGGTYYFTLEVPENAGEPLKTVAIAPESGNSASQRIRYRTDRTTAFEGTRRSQGETLAIQSTAYDEENQTLTVEFEPAVPPGTTVTLAIRPERNPLRDGVYLFGVTAYPPGEQAHGQFLGYGRLHFYQPDYWRPFWR